The following are encoded in a window of Collinsella aerofaciens genomic DNA:
- a CDS encoding HisA/HisF-related TIM barrel protein, whose translation MILFPAIDLIGGKVVRLERGDRSRCKVYSDDPVAVAGSFAEQGASWVHVVDLSAAFGEDEDTCAANSAAIKAICSVDGLSVDVGGGVRSLARIDELAGYGARRIALGTVLVTEPGFAEVAAQGFGELLVADIAARDGQVKVNGWRDGAGVVLDDAVAQLTELGFKHLVYTDIARDGMQTGIDVAAYRHVAEVAGFPVVASGGISTLDDIRALAAVGEGAIEGAITGRALYEGNFTLAQALAAARGEE comes from the coding sequence ATGATTCTGTTTCCCGCAATCGATTTGATCGGCGGCAAGGTCGTGCGCCTGGAGCGCGGCGACCGGAGCCGCTGCAAGGTATATTCCGACGACCCCGTGGCCGTTGCCGGCTCCTTTGCCGAGCAGGGTGCGAGCTGGGTGCACGTCGTCGACCTGTCCGCTGCCTTTGGCGAGGACGAGGACACATGCGCTGCCAACTCGGCAGCGATTAAGGCCATCTGCAGCGTCGACGGTCTGTCCGTGGACGTGGGCGGCGGCGTCCGCTCGCTCGCACGCATCGACGAGCTGGCCGGCTATGGTGCTCGCCGCATTGCGCTGGGCACCGTGCTGGTGACCGAGCCGGGTTTTGCCGAGGTGGCAGCCCAAGGCTTTGGCGAGCTGCTGGTGGCAGACATCGCCGCGCGCGACGGTCAGGTCAAGGTGAACGGCTGGCGTGACGGCGCGGGCGTGGTGCTCGACGATGCCGTGGCGCAGCTTACCGAGCTGGGCTTTAAGCATCTGGTGTATACCGACATCGCGCGCGATGGCATGCAGACGGGCATCGATGTGGCAGCGTATCGTCATGTGGCCGAGGTCGCGGGCTTTCCCGTCGTGGCTTCGGGCGGCATCTCGACGCTCGACGACATCCGCGCGCTGGCCGCGGTGGGTGAGGGCGCGATTGAAGGCGCCATTACCGGTCGTGCGCTCTATGAGGGCAACTTTACGCTGGCCCAGGCGCTGGCCGCCGCCCGAGGGGAGGAGTAG
- the hisC gene encoding histidinol-phosphate transaminase translates to MAELTPHMKELVQPYLAGIEPYDPNFTPTRINLSANENTYPVPTGVREAVDAALAATPLNRYPDPMSNDLRDELAAWHGVARENVCVGNGGDELLYNYLLAFGGVGRTLLNCPPCFSEYAFFASLCQTEVRDVWRDPATFELDQTAVLAAAPECNLAIVTSPNNPTGDVAPLDFIAALCDACPGMVMVDEAYVEFADDSFGAATTAQGLIAEHPNLVILHTLSKAFGAAGTRLGYVIAAPEVIDVFAAIRQIYSVNVLSQAAALACVRARDAYAPVVAQVASERESELCALRAMAAEGLPVEAWPSAANFVLVRTPHATRVRERLRDEYSILVRDFSYAPGLADCLRITVGTPQENDEVLAAFAALVKEEM, encoded by the coding sequence ATGGCCGAGCTGACGCCCCACATGAAGGAGCTCGTCCAGCCTTACCTGGCCGGTATTGAGCCCTACGATCCCAACTTTACGCCTACGCGCATCAACCTTTCGGCCAACGAGAACACCTATCCCGTGCCGACCGGCGTGCGCGAGGCGGTCGACGCTGCCCTGGCTGCCACACCGCTCAATCGCTATCCCGATCCCATGTCGAACGACCTGCGCGACGAGCTTGCTGCCTGGCATGGCGTGGCGCGCGAGAATGTCTGCGTGGGAAACGGCGGCGACGAGCTGCTCTATAACTACCTGTTGGCGTTTGGCGGCGTGGGACGGACCCTGCTCAACTGCCCGCCGTGCTTTAGCGAGTACGCGTTCTTTGCGTCGCTCTGCCAGACCGAGGTGCGTGACGTGTGGCGCGACCCCGCGACCTTTGAGCTCGACCAGACAGCCGTGCTTGCGGCAGCGCCCGAGTGCAACCTGGCAATCGTGACCTCGCCCAATAACCCCACGGGCGACGTGGCGCCGCTCGACTTTATCGCGGCGCTGTGCGATGCGTGCCCCGGCATGGTGATGGTCGACGAGGCCTACGTTGAGTTTGCCGACGATTCGTTTGGCGCGGCCACCACGGCGCAGGGGCTTATCGCCGAGCATCCCAACCTGGTGATTCTGCATACGCTGTCCAAGGCGTTTGGCGCCGCCGGCACGCGTCTGGGCTATGTGATCGCGGCGCCCGAGGTCATCGACGTGTTCGCGGCGATTCGCCAGATCTATTCGGTCAACGTGCTGAGCCAAGCCGCCGCGCTTGCCTGCGTGCGTGCCCGCGATGCGTACGCGCCCGTGGTGGCACAGGTTGCATCCGAGCGCGAGAGCGAGCTGTGCGCCCTGCGTGCAATGGCTGCCGAGGGCCTGCCCGTGGAGGCGTGGCCGAGCGCGGCGAACTTTGTGCTCGTGCGCACGCCGCATGCCACGCGCGTGCGCGAACGTCTGCGCGATGAGTATTCGATTTTGGTGCGCGACTTTAGCTATGCGCCGGGGCTTGCGGACTGTCTGCGCATTACCGTGGGTACCCCGCAGGAAAATGATGAGGTGCTGGCTGCGTTTGCCGCGCTGGTGAAGGAGGAGATGTAG
- a CDS encoding imidazole glycerol phosphate synthase subunit HisH: protein MGEPKIVVVDYHKGNLSSVVRGLARAGAAACTSDDPEQIRNADGLVIPGVGAFYDAIAFMRQSGEEAAVLDAVAAGTPLLGICLGLQLFFERGNEGVPADEGAVADGNTPEQAGGPWVDGLGIMRGSCARLESSRLKVPHVGWDQVHMTPAGAADPLLAGFAEGANMYFTHSYAVADDADAADVLARTHYTRSFPCIVRHGNVWGCQFHPEKSSALGQRILKNFVSIVEGAGR, encoded by the coding sequence GTGGGCGAACCGAAGATCGTGGTGGTCGACTACCACAAGGGCAACTTGTCGAGCGTCGTGCGCGGGCTTGCGCGCGCCGGTGCCGCCGCCTGCACATCGGACGACCCGGAGCAGATTCGCAACGCCGACGGCCTGGTCATCCCGGGCGTGGGCGCGTTCTATGACGCGATCGCCTTTATGCGCCAGAGCGGCGAGGAGGCGGCCGTGCTCGACGCCGTTGCCGCTGGAACTCCGCTGCTCGGCATCTGCCTGGGCCTTCAATTATTTTTTGAGCGCGGCAACGAGGGCGTGCCTGCGGACGAGGGCGCAGTTGCCGACGGCAACACCCCCGAGCAGGCCGGTGGCCCCTGGGTCGATGGCCTGGGTATTATGCGCGGTTCGTGCGCGCGTCTGGAGTCGAGCCGCCTGAAGGTGCCGCACGTGGGGTGGGACCAGGTGCACATGACGCCTGCCGGTGCGGCCGATCCGCTGCTCGCCGGTTTTGCCGAGGGCGCCAATATGTACTTCACCCACAGCTATGCGGTGGCCGACGATGCCGATGCCGCCGATGTTCTGGCACGCACGCACTACACGCGGAGCTTCCCGTGCATCGTGCGCCACGGCAACGTGTGGGGCTGCCAGTTCCATCCCGAGAAATCCTCTGCGCTGGGTCAGCGCATTCTTAAGAACTTCGTGAGCATCGTCGAGGGGGCCGGCCGATGA
- the hisD gene encoding histidinol dehydrogenase, whose amino-acid sequence MKTIELAPGERLVTNQLNRKGVLPQNIVDAARDIVANVRANGDAAVRDYCQRFDGVELQSFRLPQEQIDAALEGLDPAFVAALEKAARQIREFHQREVEQSWFTTRPDGTMLGVKVTPLAAAGIYVPGGRAQYPSTVLMNAIPAKVAGVERVVMVTPPQKDGLISPYTLAAAKLGGVDEIYMVGGAQAVAALAYGTETIPRVDKITGPGNAFVAAAKQIVSGDVGIDMVAGPSEVCVLADATAKPMVVAADLMAQAEHDPLAACYLVTCDERFAREVEAGIDILVAQSPRAEITRASLDNEGTIVVAADMAAAVEAVNTVAPEHLELHCKDAMGLLGGIRNAGAIFVGAWSSEPLGDYVAGPNHTLPTGGTAMFSNPLSVEEFVKRSSVICYTPEGLLSDAPATQRLAEAEGLWAHALSAALRRRVLEQGEDAVSAESLAAADLTKVAWPGDAVATVAEGVDLAAAGADGVGATGKEA is encoded by the coding sequence ATGAAGACCATCGAGCTTGCTCCCGGTGAGCGCCTCGTTACCAACCAGCTCAACCGAAAGGGCGTGCTGCCGCAAAACATCGTCGACGCCGCGCGCGATATCGTGGCCAACGTGCGTGCCAACGGCGATGCCGCGGTGCGCGACTATTGCCAGCGCTTTGACGGCGTTGAGCTGCAGAGCTTCCGTCTGCCGCAAGAGCAGATCGATGCCGCGCTCGAGGGCCTCGATCCCGCTTTTGTCGCGGCGCTCGAAAAGGCTGCACGCCAGATTCGCGAGTTCCACCAGCGCGAGGTCGAGCAGAGCTGGTTTACCACGCGCCCGGACGGCACGATGCTCGGCGTTAAGGTGACCCCGCTTGCCGCGGCTGGCATCTACGTGCCGGGCGGCCGTGCGCAGTATCCCTCCACCGTGCTTATGAACGCCATTCCCGCCAAGGTCGCCGGCGTTGAGCGCGTGGTCATGGTGACCCCGCCGCAAAAGGACGGCCTGATCAGCCCCTACACACTCGCCGCGGCAAAGCTCGGCGGCGTGGACGAGATCTATATGGTGGGCGGCGCCCAGGCCGTGGCCGCACTGGCGTACGGTACCGAGACCATTCCGCGCGTCGACAAAATCACCGGCCCGGGCAACGCCTTTGTCGCCGCTGCCAAACAGATTGTCTCGGGTGACGTGGGTATCGATATGGTCGCCGGTCCCTCCGAGGTCTGCGTGCTGGCCGATGCTACGGCCAAGCCCATGGTGGTCGCGGCCGACCTGATGGCCCAGGCCGAGCACGATCCGCTGGCAGCCTGCTATCTGGTGACCTGCGACGAGCGGTTTGCGCGTGAGGTCGAGGCGGGTATCGATATTCTGGTAGCGCAGTCGCCACGCGCCGAAATCACGCGTGCTTCGCTCGACAATGAGGGCACCATCGTGGTGGCCGCCGACATGGCTGCCGCCGTCGAGGCGGTGAACACCGTGGCGCCCGAGCACCTGGAGCTGCACTGCAAGGACGCGATGGGCCTGCTCGGCGGCATTCGCAACGCCGGCGCCATCTTTGTGGGCGCTTGGAGCTCCGAGCCGCTCGGCGATTACGTTGCCGGCCCCAATCACACGCTGCCGACCGGCGGCACGGCCATGTTCTCCAACCCGCTTTCGGTGGAGGAGTTCGTCAAGCGCTCGAGCGTCATTTGCTATACGCCCGAGGGCCTGCTCTCCGATGCTCCCGCTACGCAACGTTTGGCCGAGGCCGAGGGCCTGTGGGCACACGCGCTTTCCGCCGCACTGCGTCGCCGTGTGCTGGAGCAGGGCGAGGATGCCGTGAGCGCCGAGTCTCTGGCCGCGGCCGACCTGACCAAGGTCGCCTGGCCGGGCGACGCCGTGGCGACGGTTGCCGAGGGCGTTGACCTGGCGGCTGCGGGCGCGGATGGCGTTGGCGCGACTGGTAAGGAGGCCTAA
- the hisF gene encoding imidazole glycerol phosphate synthase subunit HisF, with amino-acid sequence MLTKRVIPCLDVKDGRVVKGVNFVSLRDAGDPVELARAYDREGADEVVFLDITATSDNRATTIEMAAHAAEELAVPYTVGGGFRDLAGMRTMVAAGADKVSLNSAAVRDPSLISQAAAAFGSQAVVVAIDAKHVGLPGASGADKWEVFTAGGRNATGIDAVAWAEEAARRGAGEILLTSMDRDGTKAGFDLALTRAVARAVPIPVIASGGVGTLEHFAEGVIEGEADAVLAASVFHFGTFSIREVKEYMASQGIPVRLDF; translated from the coding sequence ATGCTTACCAAACGCGTGATTCCCTGCTTGGACGTCAAGGACGGCCGCGTGGTCAAGGGTGTCAACTTTGTGAGCCTGCGCGATGCGGGCGACCCGGTGGAGCTGGCCCGCGCCTACGACCGCGAGGGTGCGGACGAGGTTGTCTTCCTGGACATTACCGCCACGAGCGACAACCGCGCGACGACCATCGAGATGGCGGCGCATGCGGCCGAGGAGCTCGCTGTTCCCTATACCGTGGGCGGCGGCTTTCGCGACCTGGCGGGCATGCGCACCATGGTTGCAGCCGGTGCTGACAAGGTGTCGCTCAACTCTGCCGCCGTGCGCGACCCGTCGCTGATTAGCCAGGCTGCCGCGGCGTTTGGCAGCCAGGCCGTGGTCGTGGCGATCGATGCCAAGCACGTCGGCTTGCCTGGCGCATCCGGTGCCGACAAGTGGGAGGTCTTTACCGCAGGAGGCCGCAACGCCACGGGCATCGACGCGGTGGCGTGGGCCGAGGAGGCGGCTCGTCGCGGCGCCGGCGAGATCCTGCTGACCAGTATGGATCGCGACGGCACCAAGGCCGGATTTGACCTGGCGCTCACCCGCGCCGTGGCGCGCGCGGTGCCGATTCCGGTGATCGCGAGCGGCGGTGTGGGCACGCTCGAGCATTTTGCTGAGGGTGTGATCGAGGGCGAAGCCGACGCCGTGCTGGCGGCCAGCGTCTTTCACTTTGGGACGTTCAGCATTCGCGAAGTCAAAGAGTATATGGCCTCTCAAGGCATCCCTGTCAGGTTGGACTTCTAG
- a CDS encoding SIS domain-containing protein produces the protein MKETEKIEIMHFSQEGYVEDGKNVYETGKKMIELADKVADEGYDAVFLMGVGGTWDELMQLEYLMNKFGDRDLEVYLIHAAEWNVSGHKRMTEKSVVLTASESGTTPEVLEAVKKMKGMGVRVYAMTKPEGPIGQAVGAENCVKMASDHGNGGCEMGYYLADCFGLRLLNRRGCFPKFDLFIEQTKDIWKDMLDIRKSFEPRAEELAKKYALAPYTMFIGSGALWGETILFSMCILEEMQWKRTRYITSADFFHGTLELVEPGVPVFLFMGEDENRKLDERVRAFLTRGVTGDTDINVIDTAEFAIPGLDDEFRVIVSPWILSSLITDRLAAYYETVTKHNLNYRRYYHQFDY, from the coding sequence ATGAAGGAAACCGAGAAGATCGAGATCATGCACTTTAGCCAGGAGGGCTACGTCGAGGACGGCAAGAACGTCTACGAGACCGGCAAGAAGATGATTGAGCTCGCCGACAAGGTCGCCGACGAGGGCTACGACGCCGTGTTCCTGATGGGCGTCGGCGGCACCTGGGACGAGCTCATGCAGCTCGAGTACCTCATGAACAAGTTCGGCGACCGCGACCTCGAGGTCTACCTGATCCACGCCGCCGAGTGGAACGTCTCCGGCCACAAGCGCATGACCGAGAAGTCCGTCGTGCTCACCGCCTCCGAGTCCGGCACCACCCCCGAGGTCCTCGAGGCCGTCAAGAAGATGAAGGGCATGGGCGTGCGCGTCTACGCCATGACCAAGCCCGAGGGCCCCATCGGCCAGGCTGTCGGCGCCGAGAACTGCGTCAAGATGGCTTCCGATCATGGTAACGGTGGCTGCGAGATGGGCTACTACCTCGCCGACTGCTTCGGCCTGCGCCTGCTCAACCGCCGCGGCTGCTTCCCCAAGTTCGACCTGTTTATCGAGCAGACCAAGGATATCTGGAAGGACATGCTCGACATCCGCAAGAGTTTCGAGCCGCGCGCCGAGGAGCTCGCCAAGAAGTACGCCCTGGCCCCCTACACCATGTTCATCGGCTCCGGCGCCCTGTGGGGCGAGACCATCCTGTTCTCGATGTGCATCCTGGAGGAGATGCAGTGGAAGCGCACCCGCTACATCACCTCGGCCGACTTCTTCCACGGCACCCTCGAGCTCGTGGAGCCCGGCGTCCCGGTCTTCCTGTTCATGGGCGAGGACGAGAACCGCAAGCTCGACGAGCGCGTCCGCGCCTTCCTGACCCGCGGCGTGACCGGCGACACCGACATCAACGTCATCGACACCGCCGAGTTCGCGATCCCCGGCCTTGACGACGAGTTCCGCGTCATCGTCTCCCCGTGGATCCTTTCCTCGCTGATCACCGATCGCCTTGCCGCTTACTACGAGACGGTCACCAAGCACAACCTCAACTACCGTCGCTACTATCACCAGTTCGACTACTAA
- the hisG gene encoding ATP phosphoribosyltransferase, which translates to MTATPWGFRDILPEEAQAREEIALTVKGCFREHNYLPVETPLLEDKGSLEEGGRIADTPFKLFDDDGRLLVVRPDNTLPIVRLVSTRMRAADLPLRLRYEAPVVRECQRNAGGSRQFTQLGFELIGAGDTAGDVEIVSLVAEAVRKLALPDARIIAGSVRPFKELLAVCEDRELAAEALRCVHANDFVGLDARVAASAETDAVKAAVSELPRLHGGAEVLDRVDALLAAAGIVAPLTRELRALVEGLAPEDAQVLSFDFSIMNSFDYYTGLVFKAYAGGLPDPVGSGGRYDSIFTGAFGDGIEVPAAGFAFSLERLEAACTSAEDAASDGDHAVGRGAEGPLRIAVPKGSLKADTLDVLEAAGLDVSELRDPGRHLIVRGRDTRAGEGTVGDIEFVIVRPSDAPAFVGCGGADCGICGWDSLIEADLNLLQLVDLGYGLCTFIEAEPAWRAGQAERNYARRGSLRVATKYPRIASAWYAERGVNADIVSLHGNIELGPIVGMTDRIVDITATGATLRDNDLVITGRIMDCTARFFVNPGAARLDPRVRNLADRLAAAVKDKHFEPVAGSAQ; encoded by the coding sequence ATGACGGCCACACCGTGGGGATTCCGGGACATATTGCCCGAGGAGGCTCAGGCGCGCGAGGAGATTGCGCTGACGGTGAAGGGCTGCTTTAGGGAGCATAATTATCTGCCGGTTGAGACGCCGCTGCTCGAGGACAAGGGCTCGCTCGAGGAGGGCGGCCGTATCGCGGACACGCCGTTTAAGCTTTTTGACGATGACGGCCGCTTGTTGGTGGTTCGTCCCGACAATACGTTGCCGATCGTGCGTTTGGTCTCGACCCGCATGCGCGCGGCCGACTTGCCGCTGCGCCTGCGCTATGAGGCGCCGGTGGTTCGCGAATGCCAGCGCAATGCCGGCGGTTCGCGTCAATTTACCCAGCTGGGTTTTGAGCTCATCGGCGCGGGCGATACCGCGGGCGATGTCGAGATCGTCTCGCTGGTGGCCGAGGCCGTTCGCAAGTTGGCGCTGCCCGATGCGCGCATTATCGCAGGTAGCGTGCGCCCGTTTAAGGAGCTGCTCGCGGTGTGCGAGGATCGCGAGCTGGCTGCCGAGGCTCTGCGCTGCGTGCACGCCAACGACTTTGTGGGCCTCGATGCCCGCGTGGCGGCAAGCGCCGAGACCGATGCCGTTAAGGCCGCCGTCAGCGAACTGCCGCGCTTGCATGGTGGGGCCGAAGTGCTCGATCGCGTGGATGCGCTGCTGGCGGCTGCCGGTATTGTCGCGCCGCTCACGCGTGAGCTGCGCGCGCTGGTCGAGGGCCTGGCGCCCGAGGACGCTCAGGTGCTGTCCTTCGACTTTTCCATTATGAATTCTTTCGATTACTACACGGGCCTGGTCTTTAAGGCCTATGCCGGTGGCCTGCCCGATCCGGTGGGCTCGGGCGGTCGCTACGACTCTATCTTTACCGGCGCGTTCGGCGACGGCATCGAGGTGCCGGCGGCGGGCTTCGCCTTTTCGCTCGAGCGTCTGGAGGCCGCGTGCACCTCTGCCGAGGACGCCGCCTCCGATGGTGACCACGCCGTGGGCCGCGGCGCCGAAGGCCCGCTACGCATCGCCGTGCCCAAGGGCTCGCTTAAGGCCGACACGCTCGACGTGCTCGAGGCCGCGGGCCTGGACGTCTCTGAGCTGCGCGACCCCGGCCGTCACCTGATTGTGCGCGGTCGCGACACGCGTGCCGGCGAGGGCACGGTCGGCGATATCGAGTTTGTCATCGTGCGTCCCAGCGACGCGCCCGCTTTTGTGGGCTGTGGTGGTGCCGATTGCGGCATCTGTGGCTGGGACTCGCTCATCGAGGCAGACCTCAACTTGCTGCAGCTGGTCGATCTGGGCTACGGCCTGTGCACGTTTATCGAGGCAGAGCCCGCGTGGCGCGCTGGCCAGGCCGAGCGCAACTATGCCCGTCGCGGGTCGCTTCGTGTGGCCACCAAGTATCCGCGCATCGCGAGCGCCTGGTATGCCGAGCGTGGCGTGAATGCCGATATCGTCTCGCTGCACGGCAATATCGAGCTGGGCCCCATCGTCGGTATGACCGACCGTATCGTGGACATTACCGCCACGGGCGCCACCCTGCGCGATAACGACCTGGTTATTACTGGTCGCATTATGGACTGCACGGCGCGCTTCTTTGTCAATCCGGGTGCCGCGCGCCTGGATCCGCGCGTACGCAATCTGGCAGATCGCTTGGCAGCTGCTGTTAAGGACAAGCATTTTGAGCCCGTCGCGGGCTCGGCACAATAG
- the hisE gene encoding phosphoribosyl-ATP diphosphatase, protein MGVRTANVQDGNIGETLAGLAEVIHRRRDASPQESYTARLLTDVEDELLKKLAEEASEVIMACKDNDHDHIRYEAGDLVYHLLVTLERYGITLDELAGELNARRH, encoded by the coding sequence ATGGGTGTGCGCACCGCAAATGTTCAGGATGGAAATATCGGAGAGACGCTGGCGGGGCTGGCCGAGGTGATTCATCGCCGTCGTGACGCGTCGCCACAGGAGAGCTATACCGCGCGTCTGCTGACCGACGTCGAGGATGAGCTGCTCAAGAAGCTTGCCGAGGAGGCGAGCGAGGTGATCATGGCCTGCAAGGATAACGACCACGACCACATTCGCTATGAGGCCGGCGACCTGGTCTACCATCTGCTCGTGACGCTCGAGCGCTACGGCATCACCCTCGACGAGCTGGCCGGAGAACTCAACGCCCGCCGCCACTAG
- the hisI gene encoding phosphoribosyl-AMP cyclohydrolase, translated as MEEITDPSKLTYDANGLIPCVVQQYDTGEVLMVAWMNEESVGLTLKTGTTWFWSRSRQELWNKGATSGNMQEVKELWADCDSDTLLVKVDSPGPACHTGNRTCFFKKLA; from the coding sequence ATGGAAGAGATAACCGATCCTTCAAAGCTTACATACGATGCCAACGGGCTGATTCCTTGTGTGGTTCAGCAATATGACACCGGCGAGGTGCTTATGGTTGCCTGGATGAATGAGGAATCGGTGGGGCTGACGCTCAAGACCGGTACCACGTGGTTTTGGAGCCGTAGCCGCCAGGAGCTCTGGAACAAGGGCGCGACGAGCGGCAACATGCAGGAGGTCAAGGAGCTCTGGGCCGACTGCGATAGCGATACGCTGCTGGTCAAGGTCGATTCTCCGGGTCCGGCCTGCCATACCGGCAACCGTACCTGCTTCTTTAAGAAACTCGCGTAG
- a CDS encoding sugar phosphate isomerase/epimerase family protein, translating into MSYPQLAVMNISHRYFDLEEFFSSASASGYTCCELWTGAMHLYVDCHGYDSLEQVRELSQRYGVRIVGLCPEQNNPKPWNIAARGNEARTRTLAYFKNVVDIAAELGAEQVMVSSGWAFLNEPIEDAWGRSASMLRAIAEHAGERGVRLVLEALQPVESMIVNSAADTKRMIEAVDHPALKACLDLGAMAVAGDTIDDYFDLLGDDVAHVHFVDVAADGTTHLAWGDGDRDMRADLDRLVARGYRGVVSAETYDWRYFADPAAADAQVMAEYRRAIGV; encoded by the coding sequence ATGAGCTATCCCCAGCTTGCCGTCATGAATATCAGCCATCGTTATTTTGACCTTGAGGAGTTCTTTTCTTCGGCGTCGGCTTCGGGCTACACGTGTTGCGAGCTTTGGACCGGGGCGATGCATCTGTATGTCGATTGCCATGGATACGATTCGCTCGAGCAGGTGCGGGAGCTATCACAGCGGTATGGGGTTCGGATTGTGGGGCTTTGTCCCGAACAGAACAATCCCAAGCCGTGGAATATCGCGGCGCGCGGGAATGAGGCGCGCACTCGCACGCTCGCGTACTTTAAGAACGTTGTGGATATCGCGGCGGAACTTGGAGCCGAGCAGGTCATGGTCTCGAGCGGCTGGGCATTTTTGAACGAGCCGATCGAGGACGCGTGGGGTCGCAGCGCCTCGATGCTGCGTGCGATTGCCGAGCATGCGGGAGAGCGCGGCGTGCGACTGGTGCTCGAGGCCCTACAGCCGGTTGAGTCGATGATCGTGAACTCGGCGGCCGATACGAAGCGCATGATCGAGGCAGTTGATCATCCGGCACTTAAGGCGTGTCTGGATTTGGGCGCTATGGCGGTGGCGGGGGATACCATCGACGATTATTTTGATCTGCTTGGCGATGATGTCGCCCACGTGCATTTTGTCGATGTTGCGGCAGATGGCACGACGCATCTTGCCTGGGGTGACGGCGACCGCGATATGCGCGCCGACCTGGATAGGCTGGTGGCGCGCGGCTATCGCGGAGTTGTTTCGGCCGAGACCTATGACTGGCGCTATTTTGCCGACCCCGCAGCTGCCGATGCGCAGGTAATGGCAGAGTATCGTCGTGCGATTGGCGTCTAG
- the hisB gene encoding imidazoleglycerol-phosphate dehydratase HisB — protein sequence MGRYAEVTRKTGETDIVVKLDLDGTGACDISTGVPFFDHMLNAFGRHGLFDLTVRAVGDVEVDAHHTVEDTGIVLGEAFCQALGDKAGITRFADAAIAMDETLVMAAVDISGRGQAYCELPVPTERVGSFDTELAVEFFYAFARDAKLTLHVRELAGGNSHHIIEAAFKAVGRTMRHACELDPRVQGIPSTKGSL from the coding sequence ATGGGCCGCTATGCCGAGGTAACCCGTAAGACGGGGGAGACCGATATTGTCGTAAAGCTCGACCTGGATGGAACCGGTGCGTGCGATATCTCGACCGGCGTGCCGTTTTTCGACCACATGCTCAACGCCTTTGGCCGCCATGGTCTGTTCGATTTGACGGTGCGCGCGGTGGGCGACGTGGAAGTCGACGCGCACCACACCGTCGAGGATACGGGCATCGTGCTGGGCGAGGCGTTTTGCCAAGCGCTGGGTGACAAGGCGGGCATTACGCGCTTTGCCGACGCGGCGATTGCCATGGACGAGACGCTCGTGATGGCCGCCGTGGATATCTCGGGCCGTGGCCAGGCCTATTGCGAGCTGCCCGTGCCGACCGAGCGCGTGGGCAGCTTTGATACCGAGCTGGCCGTCGAGTTCTTCTACGCCTTTGCGCGCGATGCCAAACTAACGCTGCACGTGCGCGAGCTGGCGGGCGGCAATTCGCACCACATTATCGAGGCCGCCTTTAAGGCCGTGGGCCGCACGATGCGCCACGCCTGCGAGCTCGATCCCCGCGTGCAGGGCATCCCCAGCACCAAGGGCTCACTGTAA